The region AACCGCTCGTGGTAGCGGCGCCGCTCGGCGCGCACCTGCTTGTGCTTCTCCGGGCTGAGTTGGTGCATCGACCGGAAGAAGATCGTGGCGTCGTCGAGGTTCTCGATGGTGGTCACCACGACATCGGCCGCCGCGTCCCGCAGCCGCCGCTCCACCGGTGCGTCGGCGTCCGCGAAGGCGTCCAGGCGCTCCTGCTGGAGCCGGAGCACCCGGCCGTAGATCTCATGGAGCAGATCGTCCTTGGAGCCGAAGTAGTGGTAGAGCGCACCCTTGGTGACGCCCGCCGCCTCGACGATCTCCTGTACGGACGTCCGGTCGTATCCGCGCTCCGCGAACAGGCGGGTGGCAGCCGCCAGCAGCCGCTGTGGCACCGGCTGTCCGTCACCGTCCGTCGTTTTGGCCATGGTCGCCACCCGTTCTCTTCCTCTTCTCTTTCATCCTCGCAGTTCCCGCCGGAGGATCTTGCCACTGGTCGTCTTGGGCAACTCGGGCAGGATCTCCACCTCGCGCGGGTACTTGTACGCGGCGAGGCGCTCCGCACAGTACGCGGACAGCTCGTCCGGTGTGGCCTCGGCCTCCGGTCGGAGGCTCACATACGCCTTGACCGTCTCGCCGCGGTACGCGTCGGGTTTGCCGACGACGGCCGCCTCCCGCACGGCGGGGTGAGTGTAGAGCACGTCCTCGACCTCGCGCGGCCACACCTTGAACCCCGAGGCGTTGATCATGTCCTTCTTGCGGTCGACCACGTACAGCCAGCCGCCCTCGTCCATGAAGCCGATGTCGCCGGTGCGCAGTTCCCCGTCCGGGAGGGTGGTCGCGGTGGCCTCCGGGCGCCGCCAGTAGCCGGGCACCACCATCGGGCCGCGGACGACGATCTCGCCCTGCTCGCCGAACGGCACGTCCTGCCCGGCCTCGTCCACGATGCGTACGACCGTGTCGGCGCCGGGGACGCCGACGGCGAGGGTGCCGGAGACCGGGTCGATGGGGGCGCGGACGCCGGGTGGGACGCTGGCGCAGGGCGCGGTGCACTCGGTGAGCCCGTAGCCGTTGTGCAGATACGGGCCGAGGGCCGA is a window of Streptomyces violaceusniger Tu 4113 DNA encoding:
- a CDS encoding TetR/AcrR family transcriptional regulator, whose amino-acid sequence is MAKTTDGDGQPVPQRLLAAATRLFAERGYDRTSVQEIVEAAGVTKGALYHYFGSKDDLLHEIYGRVLRLQQERLDAFADADAPVERRLRDAAADVVVTTIENLDDATIFFRSMHQLSPEKHKQVRAERRRYHERFRALIEEGQRTGVFSSRTPADLVVDYHFGSVHHLGTWYRPGGPLGPQEVADHLADLLLRALRP